A single region of the Ziziphus jujuba cultivar Dongzao chromosome 10, ASM3175591v1 genome encodes:
- the LOC107411006 gene encoding RHOMBOID-like protein 1 isoform X2: MEGNPSRPANNIEIKVHPRLADNAIQPVVQPSTASLRTTGTSREYTPFNRWFPWLVPLFVVANIVVFVVTMFVNDCPKNSASCVARFLGRLSFQPLKENPLLGPSATTLEKMGGLDVHKVVNKHQSWRLISCIWLHAGVFHVLANMLSLVFIGIRLEQEFGFVRIGLLYVISGFGGSLLSALFFQSGISVGASGALFGLLGAMLSELITNWTIYENKVLALATLIFIVVVNLAVGILPHVDNFAHIGGFVSGFLLGFVFLIRPQFKWISQKGSSPGHNAASVSKHKSYQYALCIISLVLLIVGFVLGLIMLLRGVDLNEHCSWCHYLSCVPTSKWDCKSQRVFCEMTQFGNQLNLTCQSNGKSGIYQLPNGNPSQYEIERLCSDLCN; this comes from the exons atggaGGGAAACCCATCACGGCCGGCCAACAACATAGAGATTAAGGTCCATCCACGGCTCGCCGACAACGCGATTCAACCGGTGGTTCAGCCTTCGACGGCGTCGTTGCGTACCACCGGCACTTCCAGAGAGTATACTCCTTTCAATAGGTGGTTTCCATGGTTGGTTCCGTTGTTTGTGGTGGCCAACATTGTGGTGTTTGTGGTCACAATGTTCGTCAATGATTGTCCGAAGAACTCTGCCTCTTGCGTGGCTCGGTTTTTGGGTCGTCTCTCTTTTCAGCCGCTCAAAGAAAATCCCCTTCTTGGGCCTTCTGCAACTAC GTTGGAGAAGATGGGTGGTCTAGATGTGCATAAAGTGGTCAATAAACACCAGTCATGGCGCCTGATCTCTTGTATATGGTTACATGCTGGAGTTTTCCATGTACTTGCCAACATGTTGAGTCTTGTCTTCATTGGGATTCGACTTGAGCAAGAATTTGGGTTTG TTAGAATTGGATTGCTTTATGTCATATCTGGTTTTGGCGGGAGCTTGCTTTCAGCTCTTTTTTTTCAAAGTGGCATTTCCGTTGGTGCCTCAGGTGCACTTTTTGGTCTGTTAGGGGCGATGCTTTCAGAGCTCATTACAAATTGGACCATATATGAAAATAAG GTGTTAGCACTGGCTACTTTAATTTTCATTGTTGTAGTAAATTTAGCGGTTGGAATCCTTCCACATGTTGACAACTTTGCTCACATTGGAGGATTTGTCTCTGGGTTTCTTCTTGGATTTGTGTTTTTGATCCGACCCCAATTTAAATGGATTAGCCAAAAAGGTTCTTCTCCAGGGCATAACGCCGCTTCAGTTTCTAAGCACAAAAGCTATCAATATGCATTGTGTATTATCTCTCTGGTACTGTTGATTGTTGG ATTTGTACTTGGCCTGATTATGCTCCTTCGAGGGGTTGATTTGAACGAACACTGTTCCTGGTGTCATTATCTTAGCTGCGTTCCTACCTCAAAATGGGATTGCAAGTCTCAACGAGTTTTTTGCGAG ATGACCCAATTTGGGAATCAGCTGAACTTAACTTGCCAAAGCAATGGGAAAAGTGGGATTTATCAATTGCCAAATGGTAACCCTTCCCAGTATGAGATTGAGAGGTTATGCTCTGATCTTTGCAATTGA
- the LOC107410998 gene encoding probable xyloglucan galactosyltransferase GT14, whose protein sequence is MKAFEYNMERQIIGKSRKKLWFIVSASFLFWFLFLYFYSEFTVGKKPSTLLGNDFANSENDRESNSAHVPESSYELVTQLPDMGIQMNEETGDVRNDVGKTGPNSNRTRNLESAKNIFHAEDDGFESVDQMVVSVKELDPDDQTHPRDNEGQFVNELVSGSSENREESENEVAPKVDGDKRNPDLPKQSSTENQRGFDESDIDSCLGRYIYVQDLPRRFNEDLLKNCRSLSNWTDMCEFTSNLGLGPHLPNFVKVYSKTGWFGTNQFLLEVIFHNRMKQYGCLTKDPSMASAIFVPYYAGLDVARYLWGSNITMRDSGPLQLVKWLRGKPEWKKMWGRDHFLVAGRITWDFRRLTDGEFDWGSKLMLLPESKNMTILTIESSPWHNNDFAIPYPTYFHPSRDIEVFQWQNRMRRQKRRFLFSFAGAPRPNLQDSIRNEIIEQCRASRRKCKLLECVKGSNKCYKPVFVMKMFQSSVFCLQPPGDSYTRRSAFDSILAGCIPVFFHPGSAYVQYIWHLPKDHNKYSVLIPDFDIKKKNVSIERILHKFPRQKIRAMREEVIRLIPKLIYANPSSRLQNLDDAFDIAIKGVIERVSTIEREMREGKNSSFDYLEELTWKYNLLGTVEGEHEWDRFFARS, encoded by the coding sequence atgaaGGCTTTTGAATATAATATGGAGAGGCAGATAATCGGAAAGAGCCGCAAAAAGTTATGGTTCATTGTCTCTGCCTCCTTTCTTTTCTGGTTCttatttctttacttttattCGGAATTTACTGTTGGTAAAAAGCCTAGCACGTTGTTGGGCAATGATTTTGCCAATTCTGAGAATGACCGAGAGTCTAATTCTGCCCATGTGCCTGAAAGCTCCTATGAGCTTGTTACCCAATTGCCTGATATGGGTATTCAAATGAATGAAGAAACAGGGGATGTCAGGAATGATGTTGGAAAAACTGGGCCTAATAGTAATAGAACAAGAAATTTGGAAAGTGCCAAAAACATTTTCCATGCTGAAGATGATGGGTTTGAATCTGTTGACCAAATGGTTGTTTCTGTCAAAGAATTGGATCCTGATGATCAAACACACCCAAGAGACAACGAAGGTCAGTTTGTCAATGAATTAGTTTCTGGTAGCTCAGAGAATAGAGAAGAATCAGAGAATGAAGTTGCTCCAAAGGTTGATGGAGATAAAAGAAACCCAGATCTTCCAAAGCAATCTAGTACAGAGAATCAAAGGGGTTTTGATGAATCTGATATAGACTCTTGTTTGGGTAGATATATCTATGTTCAAGATCTCCCTAGGAGATTCAACGAAGATTTGCTGAAGAATTGTCGTTCCCTTAGCAATTGGACTGACATGTGTGAGTTCACATCGAATTTGGGACTTGGTCCTCATCTTCCAAATTTTGTGAAGGTTTATTCAAAGACAGGTTGGTTTGGTACGAATCAGTTCTTATTGGAAGTCATATTCCACAACAGAATGAAGCAGTACGGGTGCTTGACAAAAGACCCATCAATGGCTTCAGCAATTTTTGTGCCATATTATGCTGGTCTTGATGTTGCTAGGTACCTCTGGGGTTCAAACATAACCATGAGAGATTCTGGCCCTCTCCAACTTGTAAAGTGGCTCAGAGGTAAGCCTGAGTGGAAAAAAATGTGGGGTAGAGATCATTTTCTTGTTGCTGGAAGGATTACTTGGGACTTTAGGAGGCTAACAGATGGGGAATTTGATTGGGGTAGCAAGCTTATGCTTTTGCCTGAATCCAAGAATATGACCATATTGACTATTGAATCAAGTCCTTGGCACAACAATGACTTTGCAATACCATATCCTACATACTTTCATCCTTCAAGGGACATTGAGGTGTTTCAATGGCAGAACAGAATGAGGAGACAGAAAAGGAGATTCTTATTTTCCTTTGCTGGTGCACCAAGGCCTAATCTTCAAGATTCTATTCGGAACGAGATCATTGAGCAGTGCCGGGCTTCAAGGAGGAAATGCAAACTGCTTGAATGTGTTAAAGGTTCAAACAAGTGCTATAAGCCAGTTTTTGTGATGAAAATGTTTCAGAGTTCTGTGTTCTGCTTGCAGCCTCCAGGGGATTCATATACAAGGCGATCGGCTTTTGATTCGATCCTGGCAGGGTGTATTCCGGTTTTCTTTCATCCGGGTTCAGCATATGTTCAATATATATGGCATTTGCCAAAAGACCATAACAAATATTCTGTGTTGATACCTGATTTTGatataaagaagaagaatgtCAGCATCGAGCGGATTTTGCACAAATTTCCAAGACAGAAAATTCGTGCAATGAGAGAAGAAGTTATAAGACTGATCCCGAAACTGATATACGCAAATCCAAGTTCCAGATTGCAGAACCTTGATGATGCATTTGATATAGCAATTAAGGGAGTTATTGAAAGAGTGAGCACAATAGAGAGGGAGATGAGAGAGGGAAAAAATTCTAGTTTTGATTATTTAGAAGAGCTTACTTGGAAATACAATTTGTTAGGGACAGTAGAGGGAGAGCATGAATGGGATCGTTTCTTTGCAAGATCATAG
- the LOC107411026 gene encoding PGR5-like protein 1A, chloroplastic, producing the protein MAVTKSSCFSGTVVPELSRPIGARAPFSVRISAKGNDFPICNDLVQGPSCIFVGPIETASKETLEALYRQARDAYYSGEPLIVDDMFDRVELKLRWYGSKCVVKYPRCSLRKHSTYADAEEDISQAFALASIWVLFLAVGCTACLVPMFYTVGLAYQDAFPSGLSYANQAPALGFLATINGILFMVVGSLVGYPIASSSVKVLHGLWRNDLVALKGACPNCGEEVFAFVNSDGSSNSPHRTDCHVCESLLEFRTKFEKSVSSPGRRWVYGRVYLVSRRGRRQRWY; encoded by the exons ATGGCCGTTACCAAAAGCTCCTGCTTCTCGGGAACCGTGGTTCCTGAACTTTCCAGACCCATCGGAGCTAGAGCTCCATTCTCAGTTCGAATCTCCGCCAAAGGCAACGACTTTCCCATCTGCAATGACCTCGTTCAGGGTCCTTCTTGCATCTTTGTGGGTCCCATCGAGACCGCCAGTAAAGAAACCCTTGAAGCCCTCTATCGTCAA GCACGGGATGCGTATTACAGTGGAGAGCCTTTGATAGTCGACGACATGTTTGATAGAGTGGAG TTGAAGCTACGGTGGTACGGTTCGAAATGCGTTGTGAAATATCCTCGTTGCAGTCTTAGAAAACATTCAACGTATGCGGATGCTGAG GAAGATATATCACAGGCTTTCGCATTAGCGAGCATATGGGTTCTCTTTCTCGCCGTTGGCTGTACAGCGTGTCTTGTGCCCATGTTCTACACTGTTGGCCTTGCTTATCAAGATGCATTCCCTTCAGGGCTTTCTTATGCCAACCAAGCACCTGCCTTAGGATTTCTAGCCACCATAAATGGCATTTTGTTTATGGTAGTTGGTTCTCTTGTTGGCTACCCAATTGCATCGTCTTCTG TAAAAGTTCTTCATGGTCTTTGGAGGAATGATTTGGTGGCATTAAAGGGTGCATGTCCAAACTGTGGAGAGGAG GTATTTGCATTTGTGAATTCAGATGGTTCATCCAACTCCCCCCATAGAACAGATTGTCATGTATGCGAAAGTTTATTAGAATTCCGCACCAAGTTTGAG AAATCCGTTTCAAGTCCAGGTAGGAGGTGGGTTTACGGCCGAGTTTATCTCGTTTCACGAAGAGGTAGAAGGCAAAGATGGTATTAA
- the LOC107411006 gene encoding RHOMBOID-like protein 1 isoform X1, giving the protein MEGNPSRPANNIEIKVHPRLADNAIQPVVQPSTASLRTTGTSREYTPFNRWFPWLVPLFVVANIVVFVVTMFVNDCPKNSASCVARFLGRLSFQPLKENPLLGPSATTLEKMGGLDVHKVVNKHQSWRLISCIWLHAGVFHVLANMLSLVFIGIRLEQEFGFGLLCLGLALLNCSPTVISQQVILLSCIWILTVRIGLLYVISGFGGSLLSALFFQSGISVGASGALFGLLGAMLSELITNWTIYENKVLALATLIFIVVVNLAVGILPHVDNFAHIGGFVSGFLLGFVFLIRPQFKWISQKGSSPGHNAASVSKHKSYQYALCIISLVLLIVGFVLGLIMLLRGVDLNEHCSWCHYLSCVPTSKWDCKSQRVFCEMTQFGNQLNLTCQSNGKSGIYQLPNGNPSQYEIERLCSDLCN; this is encoded by the exons atggaGGGAAACCCATCACGGCCGGCCAACAACATAGAGATTAAGGTCCATCCACGGCTCGCCGACAACGCGATTCAACCGGTGGTTCAGCCTTCGACGGCGTCGTTGCGTACCACCGGCACTTCCAGAGAGTATACTCCTTTCAATAGGTGGTTTCCATGGTTGGTTCCGTTGTTTGTGGTGGCCAACATTGTGGTGTTTGTGGTCACAATGTTCGTCAATGATTGTCCGAAGAACTCTGCCTCTTGCGTGGCTCGGTTTTTGGGTCGTCTCTCTTTTCAGCCGCTCAAAGAAAATCCCCTTCTTGGGCCTTCTGCAACTAC GTTGGAGAAGATGGGTGGTCTAGATGTGCATAAAGTGGTCAATAAACACCAGTCATGGCGCCTGATCTCTTGTATATGGTTACATGCTGGAGTTTTCCATGTACTTGCCAACATGTTGAGTCTTGTCTTCATTGGGATTCGACTTGAGCAAGAATTTGGGTTTG GACTTCTGTGCCTGGGCCTGGCTTTATTGAATTGTAGTCCTACAGTCATCAGTCAACAAGTAATCCTACTCTCATGTATATGGATTCTAACAG TTAGAATTGGATTGCTTTATGTCATATCTGGTTTTGGCGGGAGCTTGCTTTCAGCTCTTTTTTTTCAAAGTGGCATTTCCGTTGGTGCCTCAGGTGCACTTTTTGGTCTGTTAGGGGCGATGCTTTCAGAGCTCATTACAAATTGGACCATATATGAAAATAAG GTGTTAGCACTGGCTACTTTAATTTTCATTGTTGTAGTAAATTTAGCGGTTGGAATCCTTCCACATGTTGACAACTTTGCTCACATTGGAGGATTTGTCTCTGGGTTTCTTCTTGGATTTGTGTTTTTGATCCGACCCCAATTTAAATGGATTAGCCAAAAAGGTTCTTCTCCAGGGCATAACGCCGCTTCAGTTTCTAAGCACAAAAGCTATCAATATGCATTGTGTATTATCTCTCTGGTACTGTTGATTGTTGG ATTTGTACTTGGCCTGATTATGCTCCTTCGAGGGGTTGATTTGAACGAACACTGTTCCTGGTGTCATTATCTTAGCTGCGTTCCTACCTCAAAATGGGATTGCAAGTCTCAACGAGTTTTTTGCGAG ATGACCCAATTTGGGAATCAGCTGAACTTAACTTGCCAAAGCAATGGGAAAAGTGGGATTTATCAATTGCCAAATGGTAACCCTTCCCAGTATGAGATTGAGAGGTTATGCTCTGATCTTTGCAATTGA